GGAAGAATATTGGGCATTAAAATCTCGGCTAAATTGGACGATACCTGGAGATAAGAATACGACATTTTTTCATGTCACTACCATGATTAGAAGGCAAAGAAGCAAGATTAGGAGTATCAAGAACTCTATAGGAGAGTGGATTACTGATATGGAAGAAGTGCAGAAGCATATCCTGGATGGGTTTAGTAGACTCTTCACAACTGAACTTGAGTTTTCTACTAGCTCCTTAGACGTGTCTAgcttttctcatattttcttatCAGAAGAGGAAAAAACTAAGCTATGTATAGAGGTGATTGATATGGAGATTAAGGAAAGCCTTTGGGCCCTTAAGCCTTTTAAGGCACCTGGGATTGATGGTTTTCATGCTGGGTTCTACCTGAGTATCTAAACAAGACCCTAATAGCCTTAATTCCAAAATGCCCGAATCCTAAGATGCTTGGTAGCTATAGACCCATCAGTCTATGCACTATGGTGTATAAGGTTATCACCAAAACCATCATTAGCCGCATCAGACCTTACTTGGATAAGCTGATTTCTCCAATACAAATAGCCTTTGTCCCAGGCAGGAGAGGATTGGATAACATTTTGATTGCCCAAGAATTGGTATATTCAGTAGACAATAAGCAAGGGAAAGAAGGCTATATGGCAATTAAAGTGGACTTGGAAAAAGCCTATGATAGGCTGGAGTGGAATTTTATACACAAAGTCCTTATTGCTTATCATTTTTCGGAGcaatt
The DNA window shown above is from Quercus lobata isolate SW786 chromosome 7, ValleyOak3.0 Primary Assembly, whole genome shotgun sequence and carries:
- the LOC115951514 gene encoding uncharacterized protein LOC115951514, yielding MNILLWNCRGALNADFKHRVLEMMVNHQPSIMVITETREEAEISVLSSTEQEIHAIVKDQALFKATTNFTRKTKKWNVDVFGNIFNRKKRVIERINGAQKALANHPNDFLVQLEKNLIEEYALIRRQEEEYWALKSRLNWTIPGDKNTTFFHVTTMIRRQRSKIRSIKNSIGEWITDMEEVQKHILDGFSRLFTTELEFSTSSLDVSSFSHIFLSEEEKTKLCIEVIDMEIKESLWALKPFKAPGIDGFHAGFYLSI